One Clavelina lepadiformis chromosome 1, kaClaLepa1.1, whole genome shotgun sequence genomic region harbors:
- the LOC143465394 gene encoding uncharacterized protein LOC143465394, translating to MDMAKIGEASPLKGRTVSASIEVPKPSRMRKTSEEPTMTELMAAMVLSNLSCSPVFHNPPIEKGSFSPQTFNSNELEPGSWNRNSHSFSPIFIQPGSSNQPVVHTNSEKCKQENVALDSSSSGVQSDFVSDDPIEVDSGTILLQRSTPTPTKHPKDEKNNAMDVSEEPQDLRMPKLHVEELSIKQGSPAILHQEPKENETKHVLPISIPVLPQQIPLSYYLAPGFVRQPYAASLPGEFRMQLANSSPHQSPEIGSSAPGHMDSKIHRHLYRSVPYHKVSEDMSVPSPAGGSSPSTITFGSAPTGYYPFSNSPIPVASLSFSPSHYTKSLHVRSPLASTSQTSPYSSPAKSASVSLPAGYAILRDHPYPNISGWPNNCSTNFTVKSSVVQPGQQMQESPSPKTQFSLSPKSLPLGRKVRGDGKKCRKVYGMENRDMWCTACRWKKACQRFPD from the exons ATGGACATGGCAAAAATTGGGGAAGCAAGCCCGCTTAAAGGCAGAACTGTTTCTGCAAGTATTGAAGTTCCCAAACCCAG TCGAATGAGGAAAACATCAGAGGAACCTACAATGACCGAACTTATGGCTGCTATGGTGCTTAGTAATTTGTCATGTAGTCCAGTTTTTCACAATCCTCCTATTGAAAAAG GTTCTTTCAGTCCACAAACGTTTAACAGTAATGAGTTAGAACCAGGAAGTTGGAACCGAAATTCTCATTCATTTTCTCCAATATTTATTCAACCTGGTTCTTCCAATCAGCCTGTCGTACACACTAATAGTGAAAAATGCAAACAGGAGAATGTGGCTTTGGATAGCAGCAGCTCTGGTGTGCAGAGCGATTTTGTATCAGATGACCCCATAGAAGTAGATTCCGGAACAATCTTGTTGCAAAGATCTACACCTACACCAACTAAACAtccaaaagatgaaaaaaataatgcaatgGACGTATCAGAAGAACCTCAAGATCTACGTATGCCCAAGCTACATGTTGAAGAGCTGTCTATAAAACAAGGAAGCCCAGCAATATTGCATCAAGAACCCAAAGAAAATGAGACAAAACATGTTCTTCCTATTTCCATTCCAGTGCTACCACAGCAAATACCGCTTTCATATTACTTGGCTCCAGGTTTTGTACGGCAGCCATATGCAGCTAGCCTTCCGGGTGAATTTAGAATGCAACTTGCAAACTCATCACCACATCAGTCTCCTGAAATTGGATCATCTGCACCAGGACATATGGACAGCAAGATTCATAGACATTTGTATAGATCCGTTCCCTATCACAAG GTAAGTGAAGATATGTCTGTACCTTCTCCTGCTGGAGGAAGTAGTCCTTCAACTATAACTTTTGGATCGGCACCAACAGGATATTATCCATTTTCAAACTCTCCTATACCTGTAGCTAGTTTGTCCTTTTCACCTTCTCATTATACCAAG TCTCTTCATGTGCGGTCCCCGTTAGCTTCCACTTCTCAAACTTCGCCTTATTCATCACCTGCTAAAAGTGCATCTGTGTCGTTGCCTGCAGGGTATGCCATTTTGCGTGACCACCCCTATCCAAATATTTCTGGGTGGCCTAATAATTGTTCAACGAAT TTCACAGTAAAATCCTCAGTGGTACAACCTGGACAACAGATGCAAGAGTCTCCTTCACCTAAGACGCAATTTTCTCTTTCTCCAAAGTCTCTTCCGCTTGGAAG GAAAGTTCGAGGTGATGGAAAAAAGTGCCGCAAGGTGTATGGAATGGAGAATCGTGACATGTGGTGTACTGCATGCAGGTGGAAAAAAGCTTGTCAGCGTTTCCCAGATTGA